In the Flavobacterium sp. J372 genome, one interval contains:
- the hisS gene encoding histidine--tRNA ligase: MAQKPGIPKGTRDFSPTEVAKRQYITGIIKKHFELFGFMPIETPSFENSETLMGKYGEEGDRLIFKILNSGDYLAKANEEYLSERNSLKLTSQISEKALRYDLTVPFARYVVQYQNDIEFPFKRYQIQPVWRADRPQKGRFREFYQCDADVVGSNSLWQEVELVQLYDAVFTELGFVGATIKINNRKVLSGIAEVIGAKDKLIDFTVALDKLDKIGEEGVKKEMLEKGIAAEAIEKVQPLFNFTGDINEKLEKLSQLLASSEEGMKGVEELRFICDNVAALGLGQSKLDLDVTLARGLNYYTGAIFEVTAPEGVAMGSIGGGGRYDDLTGIFGLKNMSGVGISFGLDRIYLVVDELGLFPETVTESTKVLFLNLGNAEALYALRAIKSLREAGIKAELYPDAAKMGKQFQHADKRGITYAVIAGGEEMAANVYTLKNLETGNQEKIEIETLSNRLL; encoded by the coding sequence ATGGCACAAAAACCGGGGATACCAAAAGGGACGAGGGATTTTTCACCTACCGAAGTAGCTAAAAGACAATACATTACCGGCATTATAAAAAAGCATTTTGAGTTGTTTGGGTTTATGCCGATTGAAACACCTTCTTTTGAAAACAGCGAAACCCTGATGGGCAAATATGGCGAGGAAGGCGACAGGCTGATTTTTAAGATTTTAAATAGTGGTGATTACCTGGCCAAAGCAAATGAAGAGTATTTATCAGAAAGAAACAGCCTGAAACTTACATCTCAGATTTCTGAAAAAGCCCTGCGCTATGACTTAACGGTGCCCTTTGCTCGTTATGTTGTGCAATATCAGAATGATATAGAATTCCCGTTTAAGCGTTACCAGATACAGCCGGTTTGGAGGGCTGACCGCCCACAGAAAGGCCGTTTCCGCGAGTTTTACCAGTGTGATGCCGATGTTGTAGGGTCTAACTCGCTATGGCAGGAGGTTGAACTTGTGCAGTTGTATGATGCTGTTTTTACTGAACTAGGTTTTGTTGGTGCCACTATTAAAATAAATAACAGAAAGGTGCTTAGCGGTATAGCCGAAGTTATTGGCGCTAAAGATAAATTGATAGATTTTACCGTTGCGCTTGATAAGCTCGACAAAATAGGTGAGGAAGGCGTAAAAAAGGAAATGCTTGAGAAAGGTATTGCTGCTGAAGCGATTGAGAAGGTACAGCCCCTCTTCAATTTTACGGGAGATATCAATGAAAAACTGGAGAAGCTGTCACAATTGCTGGCATCATCTGAAGAAGGTATGAAAGGTGTTGAAGAGCTGCGTTTCATTTGTGATAATGTTGCCGCGCTCGGCCTTGGCCAATCTAAGCTGGACCTTGATGTTACCCTTGCACGAGGGCTCAACTATTACACCGGCGCTATATTTGAAGTGACTGCGCCTGAAGGTGTTGCCATGGGCTCTATTGGCGGTGGCGGCAGGTATGATGACCTTACTGGCATTTTCGGATTGAAAAATATGAGCGGGGTAGGCATATCTTTCGGACTTGACCGTATTTACCTCGTGGTTGATGAGCTTGGGCTGTTCCCTGAAACTGTTACAGAAAGTACTAAAGTACTTTTCCTTAACCTAGGCAATGCAGAAGCTCTGTATGCACTTAGGGCTATTAAATCTCTTCGTGAGGCAGGGATTAAAGCCGAACTTTATCCTGATGCCGCGAAGATGGGTAAACAGTTTCAGCATGCAGATAAACGCGGAATTACGTATGCGGTTATAGCAGGCGGTGAAGAAATGGCTGCTAATGTTTATACTCTCAAAAATTTGGAGACAGGAAATCAGGAAAAGATTGAAATTGAAACCCTGTCAAACAGGTTGTTATAA
- a CDS encoding DUF2721 domain-containing protein, which translates to MTLNIETPALLFSATSLILLAYTNRFLTVATIVRSLKTSYKQNKNKNILVEIKNLSLRLTLIRHMQMYGVLSLFFSVFSMTLLFSGIQLAGTYLFGLSLLLLLISLGVSFWEISISVKALRVHLSDLEEDVSAE; encoded by the coding sequence ATGACTTTAAACATCGAAACCCCTGCCCTGCTTTTTTCGGCAACATCACTTATACTCCTGGCTTATACCAACCGCTTTCTCACCGTTGCAACCATCGTCAGGAGCCTGAAAACCAGCTATAAACAAAACAAAAACAAGAACATTTTGGTTGAGATCAAGAACCTGAGCCTGCGCCTCACACTCATCCGGCACATGCAGATGTACGGTGTGCTAAGCCTTTTCTTTTCAGTATTTTCAATGACATTACTTTTCAGCGGGATACAGCTTGCAGGGACTTATCTGTTCGGGCTCAGCCTTTTACTACTATTGATTTCACTCGGAGTCTCATTTTGGGAAATCAGCATTTCGGTGAAAGCGCTCCGGGTTCATCTCAGCGATCTTGAGGAAGACGTTTCAGCAGAGTAA
- a CDS encoding DoxX family protein, translating to MQLPWHLYLMASLYILAGLNHFRVPRIYTRMIPHYLPAPKALNIISGLAEIVLGILLCIPETSAYAAWGIIALLIAIFPANVYMLQDKKAGMGVPKWILLLRLPLQLVLIWWAWLYT from the coding sequence ATGCAGCTACCGTGGCACCTTTACCTCATGGCATCGCTATACATCCTGGCGGGGCTCAACCATTTCCGTGTGCCGCGCATTTACACCCGGATGATTCCGCATTACCTCCCTGCACCAAAAGCCCTCAACATAATCAGTGGCCTGGCCGAAATCGTACTGGGAATACTCCTCTGCATTCCCGAAACCTCGGCTTATGCAGCATGGGGAATCATAGCATTGCTCATCGCCATCTTCCCGGCAAACGTGTATATGCTCCAAGATAAAAAAGCCGGCATGGGCGTCCCGAAATGGATACTCCTCCTCCGCCTTCCGCTGCAACTCGTCCTCATCTGGTGGGCGTGGCTTTATACTTGA
- a CDS encoding TIGR03643 family protein — translation MKKSRIELDRETIGRIVTLAQEERKPFEEIKKAYALGEKEVTDIMKKELSADNFELWKKKVAGKKPKPKPIVQDDFDELDSKYYFRHKFD, via the coding sequence ATGAAAAAAAGCCGTATAGAATTAGACCGGGAAACCATTGGGAGGATAGTGACCCTGGCGCAGGAAGAGCGAAAACCTTTTGAAGAGATAAAAAAGGCGTATGCCCTCGGGGAAAAGGAAGTGACGGACATCATGAAGAAGGAACTATCTGCCGATAATTTTGAGCTGTGGAAGAAAAAGGTGGCCGGCAAAAAACCCAAACCGAAACCTATTGTACAGGATGACTTTGACGAGCTGGACAGTAAATATTACTTCAGGCATAAATTTGACTAA
- a CDS encoding DEAD/DEAH box helicase — MINADYTKNLPLSLKLQSTKNRIENSVYINAKVHPLNRFQKEVYLASENNDTLSISAPTSAGKSFILSYILLEQLLNHKGSTIVYIVPTRALISQVEYDLRKLLKEENLPNVNISTVPQHEEGFNQSNIFVFTQERLHWFLTENPLRIDLLLVDEAQKIDDSNRGILLQQKIEEVVKLNSSVRVFFSSPFTSNPELLFENVKNDSSKDVINTQFVAVNQNLIYTSQIPRKPQKWNLTLALLGRTIQLGTLDLKHRPSSEAKKIALIAESHNSKMNLIYSNGAADAEKYSLVLFDLLPKIEISQRVKDLINLVRKTVHPDYALVKVLSKGIAFHYGNMPLLIRQEIEALFKEGDLNYLICTSTLLEGVNLPAKSIFIRKPKRGKNTDLNENDFWNLAGRAGRWGKEFSGNIICIEPTSWKIKPNPNKSKQKISRAIDLIETDKADELVQFIIDGSPREMAETRQDLEFAFGYYYNKFINNELDSNNDFHKKLDKLFKVLKNEITIPNYILVKNPGISPIAQQQLLNYFIKRKVQIENMIPVYPEDSNNLDEYTKLVERIGETISFYHPQLSKSRAILLINWMSGKPLSYLIRKSFESYQRNEKYKNIKKITCSNS; from the coding sequence TTGATTAATGCAGATTATACTAAAAATCTACCTTTAAGTCTCAAGTTACAATCTACTAAAAATAGAATTGAAAATTCTGTATATATCAATGCTAAAGTACACCCATTAAATAGGTTTCAAAAAGAAGTATATCTTGCTTCTGAAAATAATGATACATTAAGCATTTCTGCTCCTACATCGGCTGGTAAATCTTTCATTCTATCATATATTCTATTAGAGCAATTATTAAATCATAAAGGTTCGACAATAGTCTATATAGTCCCCACCCGAGCACTTATAAGTCAGGTTGAATATGATTTGCGAAAATTATTAAAAGAAGAAAATCTTCCGAATGTAAATATCTCTACCGTACCACAGCACGAAGAAGGTTTCAACCAATCTAATATATTCGTTTTTACCCAAGAAAGGCTTCACTGGTTCCTTACAGAAAATCCTCTACGGATTGACTTGTTACTAGTCGATGAAGCGCAAAAAATTGATGATAGTAACCGCGGTATTCTCCTTCAGCAAAAAATTGAAGAGGTAGTTAAGCTTAACTCAAGTGTTAGAGTTTTCTTTTCTAGCCCTTTTACATCAAACCCGGAACTATTATTTGAAAATGTTAAAAATGACTCCTCTAAAGATGTTATTAATACTCAATTTGTCGCTGTAAATCAAAATCTAATTTACACAAGTCAAATACCCAGAAAACCTCAAAAGTGGAATCTCACTCTAGCTTTACTCGGACGAACAATTCAATTAGGCACTTTGGATTTAAAACATCGGCCTTCTTCTGAAGCTAAAAAAATAGCTCTGATTGCTGAATCTCATAACAGCAAAATGAACTTAATCTATTCAAATGGCGCGGCAGATGCAGAAAAGTATTCGTTGGTGCTATTTGATCTTTTACCAAAAATCGAAATTAGTCAACGGGTTAAAGACTTAATTAATTTGGTTAGAAAAACTGTACATCCCGATTATGCATTGGTAAAAGTTTTATCTAAAGGTATTGCTTTTCATTACGGTAATATGCCATTGTTAATACGACAAGAAATAGAAGCATTATTTAAAGAGGGTGATTTGAATTACCTAATTTGTACTTCTACATTGCTTGAAGGAGTCAACCTTCCTGCAAAGTCGATTTTCATAAGGAAACCAAAAAGAGGAAAAAATACTGATTTAAACGAGAACGACTTTTGGAATCTTGCAGGGAGAGCAGGTAGATGGGGTAAAGAGTTTAGTGGCAATATCATTTGTATTGAACCTACAAGCTGGAAGATAAAACCTAACCCAAATAAATCAAAACAAAAAATCAGTAGAGCAATTGACCTAATTGAGACAGACAAAGCCGATGAATTAGTGCAGTTTATCATTGATGGTAGTCCAAGAGAAATGGCAGAAACTCGACAAGATTTGGAATTTGCCTTTGGCTATTACTATAATAAATTTATAAATAATGAACTTGATTCAAATAATGACTTTCATAAAAAACTGGATAAGCTATTTAAAGTATTAAAAAATGAAATAACTATTCCAAATTATATACTTGTCAAAAATCCTGGAATATCACCGATAGCTCAACAACAGCTATTAAATTACTTTATAAAAAGGAAAGTTCAAATTGAGAATATGATTCCTGTTTATCCAGAAGATAGCAATAATTTAGATGAATATACAAAATTAGTAGAAAGAATTGGTGAAACGATATCCTTCTATCACCCTCAGCTTAGCAAATCCCGTGCAATCCTATTAATAAATTGGATGTCAGGTAAACCTTTATCTTATTTAATTAGGAAAAGCTTTGAATCCTATCAAAGAAATGAAAAATATAAAAATATAAAAAAAATTACCTGTAGTAATTCGTGA
- the rpsT gene encoding 30S ribosomal protein S20, which produces MANHKSALKRIRTSEKKRVLNRYQHKTTRNAIKAIRMATEKGEATEKLSAVISMIDKLAKKNIIHANKASNLKSKLTRHVAALA; this is translated from the coding sequence ATGGCAAATCATAAGTCAGCTTTAAAAAGGATTAGGACAAGCGAGAAGAAGAGGGTATTGAACAGGTATCAGCACAAGACTACACGTAATGCTATCAAGGCTATACGTATGGCTACTGAGAAAGGTGAAGCTACTGAAAAACTTTCTGCTGTTATCTCTATGATCGACAAGCTAGCGAAGAAAAACATCATCCACGCTAACAAGGCTTCTAACCTTAAGTCAAAACTTACAAGGCACGTAGCGGCTCTTGCATAA